One Azoarcus sp. DN11 DNA segment encodes these proteins:
- a CDS encoding DUF72 domain-containing protein yields MRLSTGTSGFSYKEWLGAFYPEKLPANAMLHYYAERFTTVEINNTFYRMPAESMLAHWAEEVPPGFAFTLKAPRRITHEERLHGSEASVAEFVRRAATLGDKLGVLLFQLPPFLGKDLHRLHDFLAVLPSDKRYAFEFRHASWQDGEVYEALRSRGAMYCVTDTDEGETPFVSTTESAYIRLRRTHYDDADLRTWVERIAAQPLERAYVYFMHEDEALGTRFARRLEELWREAGGTP; encoded by the coding sequence ATGCGACTGTCGACCGGAACGAGCGGCTTTTCGTACAAGGAGTGGCTCGGCGCCTTCTACCCGGAGAAGCTCCCCGCGAACGCGATGCTGCACTACTACGCCGAGCGCTTCACGACGGTGGAAATCAACAACACCTTCTACCGCATGCCGGCCGAATCGATGCTGGCGCACTGGGCGGAAGAAGTGCCGCCCGGGTTCGCCTTCACGCTCAAGGCGCCGCGCCGCATCACGCACGAGGAGCGCCTGCACGGATCCGAGGCGAGCGTGGCCGAATTCGTGCGCCGCGCCGCCACGCTCGGGGACAAGCTCGGCGTGCTCCTGTTCCAGCTGCCGCCGTTTCTCGGAAAGGATCTTCATCGGCTGCACGATTTCCTGGCGGTATTGCCGTCGGACAAACGCTATGCCTTCGAGTTTCGCCACGCCTCCTGGCAGGACGGCGAAGTCTACGAAGCCCTGCGCTCACGCGGGGCGATGTATTGCGTCACCGACACCGACGAAGGCGAAACGCCTTTCGTCTCCACGACCGAGTCCGCCTACATCCGCCTGCGGCGCACCCACTACGACGACGCCGACCTGCGCACCTGGGTCGAACGCATCGCCGCGCAGCCGCTCGAACGCGCCTACGTCTACTTCATGCACGAAGACGAGGCGCTCGGCACGCGCTTCGCCCGGCGGCTGGAAGAACTGTGGCGGGAAGCGGGTGGAACGCCGTAA
- a CDS encoding bifunctional aconitate hydratase 2/2-methylisocitrate dehydratase, giving the protein MLEAYRAHAAERAALGIPALPLSKQQTQDLVALLKNPPKGEEAALVELITYRVPAGVDDAAKVKAEFLAKVAKGEEACALISRAKATELLGTMLGGYNVKPLIDLLADAEVGAVAAEGLKKTLLVFDYFHDVAELAKGASGTAAANAKAVMQSWADAEWFTSRPEVPASQKLTVFKVTGETNTDDLSPAPDAWSRPDIPLHALAMLKNPRPGIEADKAGERGPIKQLEALAKKGNLIAYVGDVVGTGSSRKSATNSVLWFTGEDIPFVPNKRFGGVCIGSKIAPIFFNTMEDAGALPIEIDAGQMDMGDEIELKIDQTTGKVTATKNGATIAESQLKTLVILDEVRAGGRIPLIIGRGLTTKAREALGLPVSTLFRLPQQPNDPGKGYSLAQKMVGRACGLPEGKGILPGTYCEPKMTTVGSQDTTGPMTRDELKDLACLGFSADMVMQSFCHTAAYPKLVDVRMHRELPSFISTRGGVALRPGDGVIHSWLNRLLLPDTVGTGGDSHTRFPIGISFPAGSGLVAFAAATGVMPLDMPESVLVRFKGKLQNGVTLRDLVNAIPYYAIKQGLLTVEKKGKKNVFSGRILEIEGLPDLKVEQAFELSDAAAERSAAACAIQLNKEPIIEYMRSNITLMKWMIANGYSDARTLGRRIKAMEAWIAKPELLKADADAQYAAVIEIDLADVKEPIVACPNDPDDVKLLSEVAGDKIDEVFIGSCMTNIGHFRAAGKVLDGKSDIPTRLWIAPPTKMDAMILNEEGYYSVLGKSGARMEMPGCSLCMGNQAQIRKGSTAMSTSTRNFPNRLGIDTRVYLGSAELAAVCALMGKIPSVGEYMEQVAAVNAKAADVYRYMNFDQIAEFSDVAATVTV; this is encoded by the coding sequence GTGCTTGAAGCCTACCGTGCCCACGCCGCCGAGCGCGCCGCCCTCGGCATCCCGGCCCTGCCGCTGTCGAAGCAGCAGACCCAGGATCTGGTTGCCCTGCTGAAGAACCCGCCGAAGGGCGAGGAAGCCGCTCTCGTCGAACTGATCACCTACCGCGTGCCGGCCGGTGTGGACGATGCCGCCAAGGTCAAGGCCGAGTTTCTCGCCAAGGTCGCCAAGGGTGAAGAAGCCTGTGCGCTGATTTCGCGCGCCAAGGCCACCGAGCTCCTCGGCACGATGCTGGGCGGCTACAACGTCAAGCCGCTGATCGACCTGCTGGCCGACGCCGAAGTGGGCGCCGTCGCCGCCGAAGGTCTGAAGAAGACGCTGCTGGTGTTCGACTACTTCCACGACGTCGCCGAGCTCGCGAAGGGCGCGAGCGGGACAGCTGCGGCCAACGCCAAGGCCGTGATGCAGAGCTGGGCCGACGCCGAGTGGTTCACCTCGCGTCCGGAAGTGCCGGCCTCGCAGAAGCTCACCGTGTTCAAGGTCACCGGCGAAACCAACACCGACGACCTGTCGCCTGCGCCGGACGCCTGGTCGCGCCCCGACATCCCGCTGCATGCGCTGGCGATGCTGAAGAACCCGCGTCCGGGCATCGAAGCCGACAAGGCTGGCGAGCGTGGCCCGATCAAGCAGCTCGAAGCGCTGGCCAAGAAGGGCAACCTGATCGCCTACGTCGGTGACGTGGTCGGTACCGGTTCGTCGCGCAAGTCCGCGACCAACTCGGTGCTGTGGTTCACCGGCGAAGACATCCCCTTCGTTCCGAATAAGCGCTTCGGCGGCGTGTGCATCGGCTCCAAGATCGCCCCGATCTTCTTCAACACGATGGAAGACGCGGGCGCGCTGCCGATCGAGATCGACGCCGGCCAGATGGACATGGGCGACGAGATCGAGCTGAAGATCGACCAGACCACCGGCAAGGTCACCGCCACCAAGAACGGCGCGACGATCGCCGAGTCGCAGCTGAAGACACTGGTCATCCTCGACGAAGTGCGCGCCGGCGGCCGCATCCCGCTGATCATCGGTCGCGGCCTGACCACCAAGGCGCGTGAAGCGCTGGGCCTGCCGGTGTCGACGCTCTTCCGTCTGCCGCAGCAGCCGAACGATCCGGGCAAGGGCTACTCGCTCGCGCAGAAGATGGTCGGCCGCGCCTGCGGCCTGCCGGAAGGCAAGGGCATCCTGCCGGGCACCTACTGCGAACCGAAGATGACCACCGTCGGCTCGCAGGACACCACCGGCCCGATGACGCGCGACGAGCTGAAGGACCTTGCCTGCCTCGGCTTCTCCGCCGACATGGTGATGCAGTCCTTCTGCCACACCGCCGCCTACCCGAAGCTGGTCGACGTGCGCATGCACCGCGAACTGCCGTCGTTCATCTCGACCCGCGGCGGCGTGGCGCTGCGTCCGGGCGACGGCGTGATCCACTCGTGGCTGAACCGCCTGCTGCTGCCCGATACGGTCGGCACCGGCGGCGACTCGCACACTCGTTTCCCGATCGGCATTTCGTTCCCGGCCGGCTCCGGCCTCGTGGCCTTCGCTGCTGCGACCGGCGTGATGCCGCTCGATATGCCCGAATCGGTGCTGGTGCGCTTCAAGGGCAAGCTGCAGAACGGCGTCACGCTGCGTGACCTGGTCAACGCGATCCCCTACTACGCGATCAAGCAGGGCCTGCTGACCGTCGAGAAGAAGGGCAAGAAGAACGTCTTCTCCGGCCGCATTCTCGAGATCGAAGGTCTGCCGGATCTGAAGGTCGAGCAAGCGTTCGAGCTGTCCGACGCCGCCGCCGAGCGTTCCGCTGCCGCCTGCGCGATCCAGCTGAACAAGGAACCGATCATCGAGTACATGCGTTCGAACATCACGCTGATGAAGTGGATGATCGCGAACGGCTACTCGGATGCCCGCACGCTGGGCCGCCGCATCAAGGCGATGGAAGCCTGGATCGCCAAGCCCGAGCTGCTGAAGGCCGACGCCGACGCCCAGTACGCCGCCGTGATCGAGATCGATCTCGCGGACGTCAAGGAGCCGATCGTCGCCTGCCCGAACGACCCGGACGACGTGAAGCTGCTGTCGGAAGTCGCCGGCGACAAGATCGACGAAGTCTTCATTGGCTCGTGCATGACCAACATCGGCCACTTCCGCGCGGCCGGCAAGGTGCTCGACGGCAAGTCGGACATCCCGACCCGCCTGTGGATCGCCCCGCCGACCAAGATGGACGCGATGATCCTGAACGAGGAAGGCTACTACTCGGTGCTCGGCAAGTCCGGCGCCCGCATGGAAATGCCGGGCTGCTCGCTGTGCATGGGCAACCAGGCGCAGATCCGCAAGGGCTCGACCGCCATGTCGACCTCGACGCGCAACTTCCCGAACCGCCTCGGCATCGACACGCGCGTGTATCTCGGCTCGGCGGAGCTCGCCGCCGTGTGCGCGCTGATGGGCAAGATCCCGAGCGTCGGCGAGTACATGGAGCAGGTCGCTGCGGTCAATGCCAAGGCCGCGGACGTCTATCGCTACATGAACTTCGACCAGATCGCGGAGTTCAGCGACGTTGCGGCAACCGTGACGGTTTAA
- the acnA gene encoding aconitate hydratase AcnA, translated as MPQAAFDTLRRFATPSGDGLFHSLPALEAAGVGRVSRLPVSVRIVLEAVLRHCDGKKVTEEHVRQLANWKPAAARTDEIPFVVARVVLQDFTGVPLLCDLAAMRNVAAGMGRNPKLIEPLVPVDLVVDHSVQVDHYGTPLALRQNMELEFQRNRERYQFMKWGMQAFDTFKVVPPGIGIVHQVNLEYLFRGVRAQDTGDGTLYYPDTLVGTDSHTTMINGVGVVGWGVGGIEAEAGMLGQPVYFLTPDVVGVELTGQLKEGVTATDLVLTVTEMLRKQKVVGKFVEFFGNGTASLSVTDRATIANMAPEYGATMGFFPVDEKTVAYMRDTGRTAAECALFEAYFRAQGLFGIPRAGDIDYSTTLKLDLASIEPSLAGPKRPQDRIALKDMEEVFDRLFSLPVSENGFGQPEAALGTRFPTALPGVTLGHGDVLIAAITSCTNTSNPAVLIAAGLLAKKAVEKGLSVQPHVKTSLAPGSRVVTDYLGRAGLLEPLAQLGFALAGYGCTTCIGNAGDLAPELNDAINENSVIAAAVLSGNRNFEARIHPNLRANFLASPPLVVAFAIAGRANVDLTENPLGNGRDGRPVYLRDIWPTSEEIAAVLPFAMDPATFTRLYADFTKDHDLWNAIPATTGQVYEWPDSTYIARPPFFDGFSAQPAAVGDIVGARTLLMLGDSVTTDHISPAGSFKDSTPAGKWLLARGVAKQDFNSYGSRRGHHDVMVRGTFANVRVKNMMLPPRDDGSRVEGGYTLFDGKQTTVFDAATSHMARGVPTVVFAGEEYGTGSSRDWAAKGTQLLGVKAVIAKSFERIHRSNLVGMGVLPLQFKGEDSWESLNLKGDESFDIRGIGASLRPRQDLTLTIRRSNGTTQEVAVLCRIDTPIEVDYYRHGGILPYVLREILARRD; from the coding sequence ATGCCCCAAGCCGCGTTCGACACCCTCAGGCGCTTCGCTACCCCCTCGGGGGACGGTCTGTTCCATTCGCTGCCGGCGCTCGAAGCCGCGGGCGTCGGCCGGGTGTCCCGCCTGCCGGTGTCAGTGCGCATCGTGCTCGAGGCGGTGCTGCGCCATTGCGACGGCAAGAAGGTCACCGAGGAGCACGTCCGGCAGCTGGCGAACTGGAAACCGGCGGCCGCACGCACCGACGAGATTCCGTTCGTCGTCGCGCGCGTGGTGCTGCAGGATTTCACCGGCGTGCCGCTGCTGTGCGACCTCGCGGCGATGCGCAACGTGGCGGCCGGGATGGGCCGCAATCCCAAGCTGATCGAACCGCTGGTGCCCGTAGACCTCGTCGTCGACCACTCGGTGCAGGTCGACCACTACGGCACGCCGCTCGCGCTGCGGCAGAACATGGAACTGGAGTTCCAGCGCAACCGAGAGCGCTACCAGTTCATGAAATGGGGCATGCAGGCCTTCGACACCTTCAAGGTGGTGCCGCCGGGCATCGGCATCGTGCACCAGGTGAATCTGGAATACCTGTTCCGCGGCGTAAGGGCGCAGGACACGGGCGACGGCACGCTGTACTACCCCGACACGCTGGTGGGCACCGACTCGCACACGACGATGATCAATGGTGTCGGTGTCGTCGGCTGGGGCGTGGGCGGCATCGAGGCCGAAGCGGGCATGCTCGGCCAGCCGGTGTACTTCCTGACGCCGGACGTCGTCGGCGTGGAATTGACGGGGCAGCTCAAGGAAGGCGTAACCGCGACCGACCTGGTGCTGACCGTCACGGAAATGCTGCGCAAGCAGAAAGTCGTCGGCAAGTTCGTCGAATTTTTCGGCAACGGCACCGCGAGCCTCTCGGTCACCGACCGCGCGACGATCGCCAACATGGCGCCGGAATACGGCGCGACGATGGGCTTCTTCCCGGTCGACGAGAAGACCGTCGCCTACATGCGCGACACGGGACGCACCGCGGCCGAATGCGCGCTGTTCGAGGCATATTTCCGCGCGCAGGGCCTGTTCGGCATCCCGCGCGCGGGCGACATCGACTATTCGACGACGCTGAAACTGGACCTCGCGTCGATCGAGCCTTCGCTCGCCGGGCCGAAGCGGCCGCAGGATCGCATCGCGCTGAAGGACATGGAGGAAGTGTTCGACCGCCTGTTCTCGCTGCCGGTCAGCGAGAACGGCTTCGGCCAGCCGGAAGCCGCGCTGGGCACGCGTTTCCCGACCGCGCTGCCGGGCGTGACCCTGGGCCACGGCGACGTGCTGATCGCGGCGATCACCTCGTGCACCAACACCAGCAACCCGGCGGTGCTGATCGCCGCGGGCCTGCTGGCGAAGAAGGCGGTCGAAAAAGGCCTGTCGGTGCAGCCGCACGTCAAGACCTCGCTCGCGCCCGGCTCGCGCGTGGTGACCGACTACCTCGGCCGCGCCGGGCTGCTCGAACCGCTCGCGCAGCTGGGCTTCGCGCTCGCGGGGTATGGCTGCACGACCTGCATCGGCAATGCCGGGGATCTCGCGCCCGAACTCAACGACGCGATCAACGAGAACAGCGTGATCGCGGCGGCGGTGCTGTCGGGCAACCGCAACTTCGAGGCACGCATCCATCCCAACCTGCGTGCCAATTTCCTCGCGTCCCCGCCGCTCGTCGTCGCTTTCGCGATCGCCGGCCGCGCCAATGTCGATCTCACCGAGAACCCGCTCGGCAACGGCCGCGACGGGCGCCCCGTGTATCTGCGCGACATCTGGCCGACCTCCGAGGAGATCGCCGCGGTATTGCCCTTCGCGATGGACCCGGCGACCTTCACGCGGCTGTATGCCGATTTCACGAAGGATCACGACCTGTGGAACGCGATTCCGGCAACCACCGGCCAGGTGTACGAATGGCCGGACTCGACCTACATCGCCCGCCCACCCTTCTTCGACGGCTTCTCGGCGCAACCGGCGGCCGTCGGCGACATCGTCGGCGCGCGCACGCTGCTGATGCTGGGCGACTCGGTGACTACCGACCACATCTCGCCCGCCGGTTCCTTCAAGGACAGCACGCCGGCCGGCAAGTGGCTGCTGGCGCGCGGCGTCGCGAAGCAGGATTTCAACTCCTATGGCTCGCGGCGCGGCCATCATGACGTGATGGTGCGCGGCACCTTCGCCAACGTGCGCGTGAAGAACATGATGCTGCCGCCGCGCGACGACGGCTCGCGCGTCGAAGGCGGCTATACGTTGTTCGACGGCAAGCAGACGACGGTGTTCGACGCCGCGACGAGCCACATGGCGCGCGGCGTGCCGACGGTGGTGTTCGCGGGCGAGGAGTACGGCACCGGCTCGAGCCGCGACTGGGCGGCCAAGGGCACGCAGCTCCTCGGCGTGAAGGCGGTGATCGCGAAGAGCTTCGAGCGCATCCACCGCTCCAACCTCGTGGGCATGGGCGTCCTGCCGCTGCAGTTCAAGGGTGAGGACTCGTGGGAGAGCCTGAACCTGAAGGGCGACGAGAGCTTCGACATCCGCGGCATCGGTGCAAGCCTGCGACCGCGCCAGGACCTGACGCTGACGATCCGCCGCAGCAACGGGACGACGCAGGAAGTGGCGGTACTATGCCGCATCGATACGCCGATCGAAGTCGATTACTACCGCCACGGCGGCATCCTGCCCTATGTGCTGCGGGAAATTCTTGCTCGGCGGGACTGA
- a CDS encoding YchJ family metal-binding protein encodes MLAIPCPCQSGKPFTECCAPVIAGDLPAESAEALMRSRYTAFTLCNEAYLLDTWHSSTRPVTLDLAGGEPAPKWIGLQVRQHVQTGKDTAIVEFVARYRVGGRAHRLHETSRFVREDRRWYYVDGEIQE; translated from the coding sequence ATGCTCGCGATCCCCTGCCCATGCCAATCCGGAAAGCCCTTCACCGAGTGCTGCGCACCGGTGATCGCGGGCGACCTGCCGGCCGAATCGGCCGAGGCGCTGATGCGCAGCCGCTACACGGCCTTCACGCTGTGCAACGAGGCCTACCTGCTCGACACCTGGCACAGTTCGACGCGCCCCGTGACGCTCGACCTGGCCGGTGGCGAGCCGGCGCCCAAATGGATCGGCCTGCAGGTGCGGCAGCATGTGCAGACGGGGAAAGACACGGCCATCGTCGAGTTCGTCGCCCGCTACCGTGTCGGCGGGCGCGCCCATCGCCTGCATGAGACCAGCCGTTTCGTGCGCGAGGATCGCCGCTGGTACTACGTCGACGGCGAGATCCAGGAATAA
- a CDS encoding DUF6394 family protein, protein MNLEKVIFGFFIVLAATLNFGFFVGDLDDPVHHEINELFVAIVVNLIATVLKFGDRTQIGAIHLATSLVADLQLIAAAMVWGYAEHVMGTGMTPMMVARVVSLAGGALFANIVSVIILIAETIMQRR, encoded by the coding sequence ATGAACCTCGAAAAAGTCATCTTCGGCTTCTTTATCGTCCTCGCGGCCACGCTGAACTTCGGGTTCTTCGTCGGCGACCTCGACGACCCGGTGCACCATGAGATCAACGAGCTTTTCGTCGCGATCGTCGTCAACCTGATCGCAACGGTGCTCAAATTCGGCGACCGTACACAGATCGGCGCCATCCACCTCGCGACCAGCCTGGTCGCCGACCTGCAACTGATCGCCGCCGCGATGGTGTGGGGTTATGCCGAGCATGTCATGGGCACGGGCATGACGCCGATGATGGTCGCCCGCGTCGTCTCGCTCGCGGGCGGCGCGCTGTTCGCGAACATCGTCTCGGTGATCATCCTGATCGCCGAGACCATCATGCAGCGCCGCTAG
- a CDS encoding NAD-binding protein: MMPLLRHQSVFFLIMRRLRAPLILLIVIIAISVFGLTLAPGVDAAGKPAYISFFHALYFISYTATTIGFGEIPYAFSDQQRLWVIICIYLSVVGWAYTVGTVFALLADRNLQQAIRTQGFMRAVRNLREPFYLVCGFGETGRLICDALDRLGVRAVVVELDDTKVGEIELHGYRADVPALCADARNPETLKFAGLTHRSCIGVVALTNDDSANLAIAIAARLLAPGIPALCRAESAETAANMASFGTRHIINPFEKFSEYLALALHAPAAWHLLTWLTGVPGTTMERQRNPPRGEWILCGHGRFGRMLAQVLEQEGVPLTIIDRNAAPAACPPRWVQGEGTAASALEAAGVQCAAGIVAATSNDIDNLSTVVTARELNPALFVILRQNHFANNALFESFDYDVNVVPSRIIAHECLAILTTPLLVPFLEEMKRRNEEWCDRLLKRLTKRFGWEIPTVWSERINLSRAPALYRRLMKGATVELQALLRSPSNRDEPLACEVLYLRRDDDDHLLIPDADTQLRPGDELLLVGTTDAQREFGLMLSNDHALVYVLTGKDLPGGWIWERLSRTADDPHGSA; this comes from the coding sequence ATGATGCCGCTGCTGCGCCATCAGAGCGTCTTCTTCCTGATCATGCGGCGCCTGCGCGCGCCGCTGATCCTGCTGATCGTCATCATCGCGATCTCGGTGTTCGGCCTCACGCTCGCGCCCGGCGTGGATGCCGCAGGCAAGCCCGCGTACATCAGCTTCTTCCACGCGCTGTACTTCATCAGCTACACCGCGACCACCATCGGCTTCGGCGAGATCCCCTACGCTTTCTCCGACCAGCAGCGGCTGTGGGTCATCATTTGCATCTACCTGTCCGTGGTCGGCTGGGCCTACACCGTCGGCACCGTATTCGCCCTGCTCGCCGACCGCAACCTGCAACAGGCGATCCGCACGCAGGGCTTCATGCGCGCGGTGCGCAACCTGCGCGAGCCCTTCTATCTCGTGTGCGGCTTCGGCGAAACCGGCCGGCTGATCTGCGACGCGCTCGACCGGCTCGGCGTCCGCGCGGTCGTCGTGGAGCTGGATGACACCAAGGTCGGCGAGATCGAACTGCACGGCTACCGCGCCGACGTTCCGGCACTGTGCGCGGACGCACGCAACCCGGAGACCCTCAAGTTCGCGGGCCTCACGCACCGCAGCTGCATCGGGGTCGTCGCACTGACCAACGACGACAGCGCCAACCTCGCGATCGCGATCGCGGCGCGGCTCCTCGCTCCGGGCATTCCGGCGCTGTGCCGCGCCGAATCGGCCGAAACGGCCGCCAACATGGCATCGTTCGGCACACGCCACATCATCAACCCGTTCGAGAAATTCTCGGAATACCTCGCGCTCGCGCTGCACGCGCCCGCCGCCTGGCACCTGCTGACCTGGCTCACCGGTGTCCCCGGCACGACGATGGAACGCCAGCGCAACCCGCCGCGCGGCGAATGGATCCTGTGCGGACACGGGCGCTTCGGCCGCATGCTGGCGCAGGTCCTCGAACAGGAAGGGGTGCCGCTCACGATCATCGATCGCAACGCCGCGCCCGCCGCGTGCCCGCCGCGCTGGGTGCAGGGCGAAGGGACGGCCGCCTCCGCGCTCGAAGCGGCCGGCGTCCAGTGCGCGGCCGGGATCGTCGCGGCCACGTCCAACGACATCGACAACCTGTCCACGGTCGTCACCGCGCGCGAGCTCAATCCGGCCCTGTTCGTCATCCTGCGCCAGAACCATTTCGCCAACAACGCGCTGTTCGAGTCCTTCGACTATGACGTGAACGTCGTTCCCAGCCGCATCATCGCCCATGAGTGCCTCGCGATCCTGACCACCCCGCTGCTCGTGCCCTTCCTTGAAGAGATGAAGCGGCGCAACGAGGAATGGTGCGATCGCCTGTTGAAGCGCCTGACCAAGCGCTTCGGCTGGGAAATCCCCACCGTCTGGAGCGAGCGCATCAACCTCAGCCGCGCCCCGGCGCTGTACCGGCGGCTGATGAAGGGGGCGACGGTCGAGTTGCAGGCGCTGCTGCGATCGCCGTCGAATCGCGATGAGCCGCTCGCATGCGAGGTCCTCTACCTGCGGCGCGATGACGACGACCACCTGCTGATTCCCGACGCCGACACGCAACTGCGGCCCGGCGACGAATTGCTGCTGGTGGGTACGACGGACGCGCAACGCGAGTTCGGGCTGATGCTGTCGAACGACCATGCCCTGGTGTACGTGCTCACCGGCAAGGACCTGCCCGGTGGCTGGATCTGGGAACGGCTGTCGCGCACTGCCGACGATCCGCACGGCAGCGCATAG
- a CDS encoding RNA-binding S4 domain-containing protein, translating into MTVSFAVRGEYIQLDQLLKATGLTGTGGEAHAAVEAGRVTVDGKVESRKRAKLRPGATICFGGETVMLVASD; encoded by the coding sequence ATGACGGTTTCGTTTGCGGTGCGCGGCGAATATATCCAGCTCGATCAGCTGCTGAAGGCGACCGGGCTCACCGGTACCGGCGGCGAGGCCCACGCGGCCGTCGAGGCGGGGCGGGTGACGGTGGACGGCAAGGTCGAATCGCGCAAGCGCGCGAAGCTGCGGCCGGGCGCAACCATCTGTTTCGGGGGGGAAACGGTCATGCTGGTGGCGTCCGACTGA
- a CDS encoding DUF4922 domain-containing protein has protein sequence MSDDLLHRIDRTLSRAADMGALLPIRTEQTPIRDAGIDFTVRWVSTLAHKDAARVEAAVRRDPDFNPFLPPDPELTIGPLGNEHLGVLNKFPVIDRHLLIVTRRYEAQTAPLTRADFIALATVMTTSGGLGFYNGGAEAGASQRHKHLQWIPDATETARLSRFTHQLPQDLPAGEIATHPALPWRHCFLRLPPCGDAVSLGETMHAAFDRACTAVGIPASADPMPPYNFLVSREWMTVIPRTCERHENISVNALGFAGSLFVRRPEEIETVRAIGPLRLLAAVATPR, from the coding sequence ATGTCCGACGACCTGCTGCACCGGATCGACCGCACGCTCAGCCGCGCCGCCGACATGGGCGCGCTGCTGCCCATCCGCACCGAGCAGACACCGATCCGCGACGCCGGCATCGACTTCACGGTGCGCTGGGTCTCCACGCTCGCGCACAAGGATGCAGCGCGCGTCGAGGCCGCCGTGCGACGCGACCCGGACTTCAACCCCTTCCTGCCTCCCGACCCCGAACTGACGATCGGCCCGCTCGGCAACGAACACCTGGGCGTGCTCAACAAGTTTCCGGTCATCGACCGCCACCTGCTCATCGTCACGCGCCGCTACGAGGCGCAGACCGCACCGTTGACACGCGCGGACTTCATCGCGCTGGCGACGGTGATGACCACCAGCGGCGGCCTCGGTTTCTACAACGGCGGCGCCGAGGCGGGTGCCAGCCAGCGCCACAAGCACCTGCAGTGGATCCCGGACGCCACCGAGACCGCGCGCCTGAGCCGCTTCACCCACCAGCTGCCGCAGGACCTGCCCGCCGGAGAAATCGCCACACACCCCGCCCTACCCTGGCGCCATTGCTTCCTGCGCCTGCCACCGTGCGGCGATGCCGTGTCGCTGGGCGAAACGATGCACGCGGCCTTCGACCGCGCTTGCACGGCGGTCGGCATCCCCGCCTCCGCCGATCCGATGCCGCCGTACAACTTCCTCGTCTCGCGCGAATGGATGACGGTGATCCCGCGCACCTGCGAGCGCCACGAGAACATCTCGGTCAACGCGCTGGGTTTCGCCGGCTCGCTGTTCGTGCGACGCCCGGAAGAGATCGAGACCGTGCGGGCGATCGGCCCGCTCCGGCTCCTTGCCGCCGTCGCGACCCCGCGCTGA
- a CDS encoding YkgJ family cysteine cluster protein has product MSDGNPCLDCGMCCVYFRVSFYWGEADDAPGGFVPAELTEKLDAYRRCMAGSNTVPRRCVALEGQPGEHVSCTIYDRRPTPCREFPSHEADGTPNPKCNELRAQIGLPALKPIVPARQEA; this is encoded by the coding sequence ATGAGCGACGGCAACCCCTGCCTCGATTGTGGCATGTGCTGCGTCTATTTTCGCGTGTCGTTCTACTGGGGCGAGGCGGACGACGCGCCGGGCGGTTTCGTGCCTGCCGAGCTGACGGAGAAGCTCGACGCCTACCGGCGTTGCATGGCGGGGAGCAACACGGTGCCGCGCCGCTGTGTGGCGCTGGAAGGGCAACCCGGCGAGCACGTGTCCTGCACGATCTACGACCGGCGGCCGACGCCGTGCCGCGAGTTTCCGTCGCACGAGGCCGACGGCACGCCGAATCCGAAATGCAACGAGCTGCGCGCGCAGATCGGCCTGCCAGCACTGAAGCCGATCGTGCCGGCGAGGCAGGAGGCCTGA
- a CDS encoding YkgJ family cysteine cluster protein has translation MSDDHCTRCGACCAAFRVDFHRSELASAMPGGVPDALTVPVTGALMRMRGTDEAPSRCVALSGEIGTRVACSIYAGRPSPCRDFAPYAALGIGEDACDRARRRHGLPPLRAES, from the coding sequence GTGAGCGACGATCACTGCACCCGCTGCGGCGCCTGCTGCGCGGCCTTCCGCGTCGATTTCCATCGTTCCGAACTGGCCAGCGCCATGCCCGGCGGGGTGCCGGACGCGCTCACGGTGCCGGTGACCGGGGCGCTGATGCGCATGCGCGGGACGGACGAGGCGCCGTCGCGCTGCGTCGCGCTTTCGGGCGAGATCGGGACAAGAGTCGCTTGCTCGATCTATGCCGGCAGGCCGTCGCCGTGCCGCGACTTCGCACCGTACGCGGCGCTCGGCATCGGCGAGGACGCGTGCGACCGGGCGCGCCGGCGTCACGGCTTGCCGCCGCTCCGAGCGGAGTCATGA